AACGGCAGCGCCGGCAAATCGCTGCCGACGAGCACGACGTTGCGGTGTCCCAGTTGCCAACAATCGACGAACAATTGCTCCATGCGCCGGCCGAGATCGTCGCCCTTTTGGGCGATGTAAGTGTAAGCATCGCCGCCCAGCGCGCCGATCTGCGCCGCCGCGTCGTTGGGCGTGTAAGCCACATAGCGCGCCGCGCCGGCGTAGCCTTTGAGGTGTTCGAGTTGATCGGCGAGCAGCGCGCGATACAACTGCGCCGCTTGCTCAAGCGTCAGCGGCGGCACCAGGCGAGTTTTCACCAAGCCCGCCACCGGCGCTTTGGCCATGATGGCCAGCCCGTTAGCGAGTGTCGGCATAGAATTGTTTCAAGCGCACCGGCGAGACGCCGGCAAAGTAGAGCAGCTTCAAGGTCCAGATGCGAAAGATCGTCCGCCACAACCCGTCCGTCTCCCAGCGCCGCGCCGAAGTGCGCACCCGGCTGCGCAAGCAAGCCACCGCGCCATGTTTTTTCAGGGCGCGGCAAAAGGCGATATCTTCCATGAGTGGAATGTCGGGAAATCCGCCCATGCGCGTAAACACTTCGCGGCGCACGAACAACCCCTGGTCGCCGGTACCGACTTTAGACATTCGCGAGCGAAAACTTATCAGCCGCGCCACCACCGGCAACAACCAATGACTGCCATCGAGCTCAACATCGAACCGACCGCCGACATAGCGCGGATCGGCGAACGCGGAATCAATGTCGGCAAAAGCAGAATCAGGTAAACGCGTATCAGCGTGCAAAAACAGCAGCGCTTCGCCGTGGGCTTGGCGCGCGCCGAAATTCATCTGCCGCGCCCGGCCGCGCTCCGATGAAATGACGGTCACGGCAAATCGGCTAACGATCTGACAAGTCCGATCCGTACTGCCGCCGTCGACGACAATGATTTCATACGGCGCCAGCGTGGTTAACGCCGCAAGCGTGGCGCCAATCGACTTCTCTTCATTGAGTACCGGCACGATGACGGAAATATTCATTGGCTCTCGCGATTTAAGGTTTTATATCGACGCCGTTGAGCCGCCAATCATAATCGTGCCTCAAGCCGCCTTGGTAGTTCTCGAGGGCCGCCGCCAACGGTGGATCGGCGTAGTTGCGCCAGTGCTCCATCAGCCCTTCGGCGTCGCCGCCAAAATCTTCTTGGAACCAAACATAGATGCTCGACACTTTGAGCTTGCTGCCGGTGAGCGCCACGCCGCGGCCGTGATTGATAAATTCCTTGGCGCCCTTTTCCAGCAGCGCTTCAGTGTTGTCACCGGTGTACGCCGCCGGCGGCAAATTGGGACAGCCCAAGCTAGCGCAGTTGACCGCGTAGTGAAGCCGCGGGTCTTTCCAGATCGGCCTGAGAATCCGATGCTCAATGTCATCGAGGGAAAGCTTTTC
This genomic interval from Deltaproteobacteria bacterium contains the following:
- a CDS encoding glycosyltransferase, with product MPTLANGLAIMAKAPVAGLVKTRLVPPLTLEQAAQLYRALLADQLEHLKGYAGAARYVAYTPNDAAAQIGALGGDAYTYIAQKGDDLGRRMEQLFVDCWQLGHRNVVLVGSDLPALPLAILDDAFTQLSCAEPKVVLGPSRDGGYYLIGMNRPTPELFAGMTWSHDQVLTETTARLRRLAISFSSLPEWFDIDTPEDVQRLRGSNDLALRCRMAKTFACLATLDDSPSKF
- a CDS encoding glycosyltransferase, translating into MNISVIVPVLNEEKSIGATLAALTTLAPYEIIVVDGGSTDRTCQIVSRFAVTVISSERGRARQMNFGARQAHGEALLFLHADTRLPDSAFADIDSAFADPRYVGGRFDVELDGSHWLLPVVARLISFRSRMSKVGTGDQGLFVRREVFTRMGGFPDIPLMEDIAFCRALKKHGAVACLRSRVRTSARRWETDGLWRTIFRIWTLKLLYFAGVSPVRLKQFYADTR